Proteins encoded in a region of the Panicum hallii strain FIL2 chromosome 3, PHallii_v3.1, whole genome shotgun sequence genome:
- the LOC112887505 gene encoding gibberellin-regulated protein 2-like has translation MGKARLLLALSLVVVLLLVETTAPHGQAHAIDCGASCSYRCSKSGRPKMCLRACNTCCQRCGCVPPGTSGNEDVCPCYANMTTKNGKHKCP, from the exons ATGGGCAAGGCCAGGCTGCTGCTCGCGCTCTCGctcgtcgtcgtcctgctcCTCGTCGAG ACCACTGCTCCCCATGGACAGGCTCACGCCATCG ACTGCGGCGCGAGCTGCTCGTACCGGTGCAGCAAGTCCGGGCGTCCCAAGATGTGCCTGAGGGCGTGCAACACCTGCTGCCAGCGCTGCGGCTGCGTCCCGCCGGGCACCTCCGGCAACGAGGACGTCTGCCCCTGCTACGCCAACATGACCACCAAGAACGGCAAGCACAAGTGCCCGTGA
- the LOC112884506 gene encoding uncharacterized protein LOC112884506 produces the protein MSLACLVCHGMNSPSHSLRSYSVSSSEEESRCGAAVACLARRVTPAGTSSVGTSKVTPFPPMVTAQSAEGTPRLQRSHAVSRDLVRDWNFDEVILAN, from the coding sequence ATGAGTCTTGCTTGCCTTGTATGCCATGGCATGAACAGCCCCTCGCACTCTCTTAGAAGCTACTCAGTGTCGAGTTCAGAGGAGGAGAGCCGATGTGGAGCTGCTGTGGCCTGCTTAGCTCGAAGAGTAACGCCAGCTGGAACTTCTAGTGTTGGCACATCAAAGGTGACCCCGTTTCCACCCATGGTGACTGCTCAAAGCGCAGAGGGCACTCCACGCCTTCAACGCAGCCATGCTGTGTCCAGGGACCTTGTTAGGGATTGGAACTTTGATGAAGTAATTCTCGCAAATTAG